In Terriglobus aquaticus, the genomic window ACCGGCCCGTTCACGATCTCGCCACTCAGCAGGGCAGGGCGATCCAGCACCATTACGAGGGGCTTGTTGCTCGCCTGCGAAGCGGCTTCCAGAAAGTACCCCACCACGGTCTCGTACGTGTAAAAGCGAACGCCCGCATCCTGCAGATCGATGAACACCGCATCCAGCTTCTGCATGTCGGCTTGCTTTGGCCGCCGGTCTTCCGGCTTTGCACCGTAAAGTGAGAGCACCGGCAGCCCGGTCGCGCTGTCGGTTGCATTGCCGATGCCCTCGCGGTCTTCGACACCGGCGAGGCCGTGCTCCGGCGAGAAGAGCGTCGTCAGCTTCGCGCCCGCCACTGCCTTCGGCAGATCCTGCGCGAGTACATCGACCGTACGGCGGCCGGCCGAGTCCACGCCCGTATTGTTGGTCAGCAGCCCAACCCGCAGCGGATGCCCGACCGCCTGTTGTAGCTGGCGAAGCCGCTCAAACCGTATTTGCTCCAGGACGTCGATGCCGGTGAGCACCTTGCCTCCGGTGGCGTTCGCGCCAGCGTATGGCTGGTACAGATGCAACGCTTGGGCGGCTGCGGTCGCGACCTTGCCACGAAGCGGTGTGATGGCTTTGCCGCCGCGGGGATGCACAGCATTCGCGAGCAGGATCACGTACGTGTTGGATCGCGGATCCATCCAGATCGACGTTCCGGTGAATCCCGTGTGTCCGAAGCTGCCCACCGGAAACACGGTGCCGCGCGGCCGCGAGAAAGGCGAATCAACATCCCATCCAAAGCCACGCAACCACTTGCCGCGCGCTGGCTGCTCCGGCTCGCACATCAGCCGCAGCGTCTCTGTCTTCAGCGGAAACACACTCGGGCGGCCGGCCAGGCGATCCAGCAGCGCCTGCGCGAAGACCGACACATCGTGCGCAGTTGAGAACACACCCGCGTGTCCGGCAACACCACCCATGCGGCGAGTAGTTGGGTCGTGCACAATGCCGCGCAACAGTTCATCGTGCGTCATGGGTTTGTCATCGTTATGCGCCGTAGGTGCAATGCGCGCCATCTGTGACGGCGAGGGCAGATAGCCCGTGTCGACCATGCCGAGTGGTTGGAAGATGTGCTTTGCGGCGTACACCTGAAGCGGTTCGCCGCTAAGCTTCTCAACCAGCGCACCCAGGGTGATGAAGTTGATGTCGGAATACTTGAAGGTGACGCCCGGCGGTCCGTACGGAACGGACTCCATGGCGCGCTTCACGCCCTCTGCCTTGCCGCTCCACACGTCCTTCAGGTTCACGTCTTCGCTCAAGCCGGAGTAGTGGGTCAACAGTTCGCGAATCGTGATGTTGCTCTTGCCGTTTGCCGCAAAGTCGGGCAGATACTTCACCACCGGATCGTCGAACTGCAGCTTGCCCTGTTCGTACAACTGCATGATCGAGGTCGCGGTACTCAGGCATTTCGAGAGCGAAGCCATGTCGAAGATCGTGTCTTCCGTCATGGGCTCGAACGCTGGTTCAATTGCCCGGTGTCCGTAAGCGTGGTGATAGACAACCTGTCCGTTGTGCCCGACCACTAGCACCGCGCCGGGCAGGTCATGCTCCGCAACCGCGTCGTTGATCAGCGTATCGAGCGGGGAAAAGTCGTATCCCGTGACGGCGGCCTGCGTCGGTGCTGGAACCTGCGACACGAGGGAGGAACCCGGCACCAAGAGGACTCCACATACGACGATCACGATTGCGCGTTGCCGAGCGCGCCCGGGCAGGCTCGCCAGCGCTCCTACGGCAAAGGTAACCACCGAACCAATCAATACATACCAGGTGTACGCCACGTGCGGTGCTGCAAGGACCACGTCATGATCTCCACGGTGAAGGACAACGTTCATGCCCGCGGGCGCGAGCCAAAGGAAGAGATTGAGCGCAAAGCCAACAATCATGCCGGCGATCGCTCCACTTTGCGTGGCAAAGCGAGTCAGAGTTCCCAGAAGGAAGACGCCAAGCAGGGAGCCGTACGCGACCGAGGCGATTGAAAGACCCGTCTCGACAACGTGCCCCTTGCCGCCGTTTTCCACGGAGTAGACCGCAATTGCGAACAGCACCAGTGCCCATAGGAGCGTGCTGGTGCGAGAGAGCAGGTTGCGTGCCCGATCGCTGCTGGCCGGCCGCAGCTTCAGGTAGAAATCCACCACGGTTGTGGAAGCAAGGGAGTTGAGCGCGGCAGATAGATTGCTCATGGCAGCAGCCAGGATCGCGGCAATGAGCAGGCCGGCAACGCCGACCGGCATCTGTTGCACGATGAAGGCGGGGAAGATGCGGTCGGCCGCATGCACGGTCTGCGCCGCCGGATGCTGGCCATAGAACGCGTAGAGGCCGGAACCGATCAGCAGGAAGAGCGTGAACTGCAGCAGCACCACGCCGCCCGAGGCGAGAAGGGCAACTCGCGAGTCGCGCAGATTCTTCGCTGCAAGCAGGCGCTGCACCATCAATTGATCGGTGCCGTGCGAGGCCATGGTGAGGAACGCGCCGCCGATCAGGCCCGCCCAGAAGGTGTACGTCGACGTCAGGTTCAGGGTGAAGTCGAGCACATGGAGCTTGCCGGCTGCGGCGGTCACGGCGTGAATCGTGGACCAGCCGCCGCTCACTTTGCCGCCCAAAGTAAAGAGGGCGACCAGTGTGCCTCCGATGTACAGGAGCATCTGCACGACGTCGGTCCAGATGACCGCGGTCATGCCGCCCTCAAACGAGTACACCACCGTCAACGCCATGATGATGGCGATGCTGACGATGTCGTTCGTGCCGATCGCAAGGCCGACAACGATGCTCACGGCGAAGACGCGCACGCCCTCTGCCGCAGCGCGTGTCAGTAGAAACAGGCCGGCGGTCACCTTGTGCAGCACAGGGCCGAAGCGGCGATCAATCAGCTGATACGCGGTAAACAGTTCGCCCTGAAAGTAGCGCGGCAGGAAAAGAACGCACAGCACGACGCGGCCGACCATGTAGCCAAAGACAAGCTGCAGGAACGTCCAATTGCCACCAAAGGCGATGCCGGGCACGCTGATGATGGTGAGCGTGCTGGTCTCTGCCGAGACGATGGACAGCGCGATGGCCCACCACGGCACGTTACGGCCTGCCAAAAAGTAGCTGGACAGCGATTTGTCCTGCTTGCGAAAGCGCAGGCCGAAGAGTGTGATGCCGAGCAGGTACGCGGCGATCAGAATCAGGTCAAATGTGTGAAGCCGCGTGGGCATAGCGTTGAGTGTAGGCGAAGGGCAGGCCAATTGGATTAGGCAAACGGCAGGTGTTCGCCCCGAAGCACTGTACCGCGGAACGCTCCGGCTTTGTCGAACACCGTGAAGCTGGCTTCGGCGCCAGGAACCATGCCGGCTTGCTCGTCGGCAAGCCCCAGCAGAGCAGCCGGATTGTGCGTGGCCAGGCGGACCGCGGTGGCGAGGGAAGCGCCGGTGAACGCTTGCAGGTTCGCAACGGCTCGCTGCATGGTCAAAACGGAACCGGCCAGCACGCCGCTGGAGGTGCACACGCCATCGCGCACCGTCACGTCCAACTCGCCTAGCTTGTAATCGCCATCGGGCATGCCGGTCGCAGCCATGCCGTCGGTGACGAGGATGGCCCGGTTCTCGCCCTTGCTGCGGAACCAGAGCCGCACCGCCTCAGGTGTGGTGTGGATGCCGTCGCAGATCAGTTCCGCAAACAGGTCCGCGTCGTCCAGCGTGACGCCGAGAATGCCCGGCTCGCGGTGGTCGAGCGCGCGCATCGCATTGAAGGTATGCGTTGCAGAGACAGCCTGTGTGGGAGCGGCCCTGCGCGCCGTCGCGATTCCACTGCGTGTCTCCGCAGCCGTGGCGTTGGAGTGGCCCATCGACAAGCGCACGCCTGAGGCAGCGGCATGCGCGATCAACTCCGTTGCGCCCTCCGTTTCAGGAGCGATGGTCATCAGCCGAATGTGACCGCGCGCTGCCTGCTGAAAGCGATCGAAAAGGCCGATCGACGGCGGCAGAATGTTGGCCACGGGGTGCACGCCACGCTTTGCATGCGAGATGAAAGGGCCCTCCAGGTGTATGCCGATTGGGCGTGCACCTGCTGCGGTTGGCTCACTCTCGATGCTGTCCGCCAACGCTTCGAGAGCGCTAAGCGTGTGATCGATCGGCGCGGTCACCGTCGTGGCGAGGAAGCTTGTCGTACCGAAGCGCGCCAGCATGCATGCGGTGGTTTCCACCGCATCCTGGGTTCCTTCCATCACGTCGCGCCCGCCCGCGCCGTGCACGTGGACATCCAAGAAACCAGGCGCAAGGGTGGCGTCGCCCAGATCGAGTGTGTTCGCGGGCAGCTCTGCTTCCGCACGCGTCGAGATGCGCTCGACGACGCCGTCGCGCACGAAGAGTAGCGGCTGATTGAGCGCTCCGTTCGGCAGCAGCAAACGCGCTGCGGTGATCGCGGTGTGCGGCATCAGCGTGCCGTTCCGGTGCTGCTTGCGGGCGCAGCCGGTGCCTGAGGAATGCCGAGTTGCGATGCTGGCGGTAAGGTGCTGGTCTCGCGCCAGCCGCGCAGTGCGGCGCGTACCTTGTCACCGCGCTCAATCCACAGATCGGTGTTCAGTGTGTAGCGCTCGCTCATGTTGTGCAGGTAGTAAGGCCGGTAGCTCTTCAGCCAGGCTTGTTCGTACAGGTCGCGCATCATGCTGTACTGGCTGCGCAGGTCTTCCATCTTGCCCTGTACGCCGTTGGGATGCGCAATGCCGTTCACGTCGCGTAGCAGCTCGCTGCGGTCGGTGCGAACCTTGCTGGCCTGCAGGGCGTATGCGTTGGCGTACATTGTGGCGATCTCGTCGCTGATCTGGAACTTTTGGCCGATCATGCCGATGCGGCGGGCAGCGAGTTCCATCACGTCGAGGGCGTCGGGTTCGCGAAGGAAATTCGCCTGGCGTGCTTCGCGCACCAGGATCAACGCCTGTTCCGCGTGCAGGCGAAGCTCGCGGTTCAGAGGCCGCATCTTGGCCGCGATCGTCTGACCTTCGGGCGTCCAGGGGTCCACCCAGAAGAGGAAGTCATTCGCGTCACCGCCCTTGGTGACCACGTCTTTCAGCAGCGCGTGGCAGGCCGTCAGCTCAAGTTGTGCCTGGTCGATTTTGCCGGTCGGGTCGCCATGAAAAGCGCGGCCGAACGATCGTTGAAACTGCGGAATCGAGGACTGCCCTGGTTGCCAGGCCGCTGCCGCGCCAAAGAGAACGCCGTACCAGTTCGCATTGAAGAGCGCCTCGCCGTCGTCGTCCCAGATAGTGTTCAACTGGCCGGTACATCCGCTGGCCTGGGCCTGCGCGGTGAAGCCCTGGATATTTGGCAGCGCCAAATTGTTGTCGGGCCAGGGCCGGTTCCAGTTGTTCACGCCGGGCGCAACCCAGCACTCCATGCCGGCGTCGGTGTACGGCTTCACGTAGGTCGTGAAGCTGGGATGCGGGTTGTATTCCCACGCAACCGCGATGGTGGAGCGCTTGAACTCCTCCGGCGCAGCCTTCAACAGGGCGGGCTCGTGCATGGCAATGTCGCCCCAGAACAGGTAGCGGCGGTTCAGCGGTTTCAA contains:
- a CDS encoding sodium:solute symporter family transporter; translated protein: MPTRLHTFDLILIAAYLLGITLFGLRFRKQDKSLSSYFLAGRNVPWWAIALSIVSAETSTLTIISVPGIAFGGNWTFLQLVFGYMVGRVVLCVLFLPRYFQGELFTAYQLIDRRFGPVLHKVTAGLFLLTRAAAEGVRVFAVSIVVGLAIGTNDIVSIAIIMALTVVYSFEGGMTAVIWTDVVQMLLYIGGTLVALFTLGGKVSGGWSTIHAVTAAAGKLHVLDFTLNLTSTYTFWAGLIGGAFLTMASHGTDQLMVQRLLAAKNLRDSRVALLASGGVVLLQFTLFLLIGSGLYAFYGQHPAAQTVHAADRIFPAFIVQQMPVGVAGLLIAAILAAAMSNLSAALNSLASTTVVDFYLKLRPASSDRARNLLSRTSTLLWALVLFAIAVYSVENGGKGHVVETGLSIASVAYGSLLGVFLLGTLTRFATQSGAIAGMIVGFALNLFLWLAPAGMNVVLHRGDHDVVLAAPHVAYTWYVLIGSVVTFAVGALASLPGRARQRAIVIVVCGVLLVPGSSLVSQVPAPTQAAVTGYDFSPLDTLINDAVAEHDLPGAVLVVGHNGQVVYHHAYGHRAIEPAFEPMTEDTIFDMASLSKCLSTATSIMQLYEQGKLQFDDPVVKYLPDFAANGKSNITIRELLTHYSGLSEDVNLKDVWSGKAEGVKRAMESVPYGPPGVTFKYSDINFITLGALVEKLSGEPLQVYAAKHIFQPLGMVDTGYLPSPSQMARIAPTAHNDDKPMTHDELLRGIVHDPTTRRMGGVAGHAGVFSTAHDVSVFAQALLDRLAGRPSVFPLKTETLRLMCEPEQPARGKWLRGFGWDVDSPFSRPRGTVFPVGSFGHTGFTGTSIWMDPRSNTYVILLANAVHPRGGKAITPLRGKVATAAAQALHLYQPYAGANATGGKVLTGIDVLEQIRFERLRQLQQAVGHPLRVGLLTNNTGVDSAGRRTVDVLAQDLPKAVAGAKLTTLFSPEHGLAGVEDREGIGNATDSATGLPVLSLYGAKPEDRRPKQADMQKLDAVFIDLQDAGVRFYTYETVVGYFLEAASQASNKPLVMVLDRPALLSGEIVNGPVNDAGTERYIAYMQEPTQHGLTLGELARYVHGEKHLQCDLSVVPVANYQRGLWYDEAGLVWVNPSPNLQRLEAATLYPGLAFLEFTNVSVGRGTDAPFEQIGAAWIASDAEAQKLADALNARKLVGVEVSTTSFTPTKPYPFAGQQVHGLRFTVNDRERFDAAEFGLELLAALHAQYPQQFLLAKANGILLNQATLDALQAGKDPHEIAAMWEAGLQAFRETRSKHLLYGYLPPTQNRP
- the nagA gene encoding N-acetylglucosamine-6-phosphate deacetylase; this encodes MPHTAITAARLLLPNGALNQPLLFVRDGVVERISTRAEAELPANTLDLGDATLAPGFLDVHVHGAGGRDVMEGTQDAVETTACMLARFGTTSFLATTVTAPIDHTLSALEALADSIESEPTAAGARPIGIHLEGPFISHAKRGVHPVANILPPSIGLFDRFQQAARGHIRLMTIAPETEGATELIAHAAASGVRLSMGHSNATAAETRSGIATARRAAPTQAVSATHTFNAMRALDHREPGILGVTLDDADLFAELICDGIHTTPEAVRLWFRSKGENRAILVTDGMAATGMPDGDYKLGELDVTVRDGVCTSSGVLAGSVLTMQRAVANLQAFTGASLATAVRLATHNPAALLGLADEQAGMVPGAEASFTVFDKAGAFRGTVLRGEHLPFA
- a CDS encoding beta-N-acetylhexosaminidase → MPSLSRFASLLALSAVVISAAARAQLALVPMPREMQDQRSVPLSNGISVLCNGCDADDSFAAQDLAEGLRERGVAVSAAAPVSITLLRSSSSEGRAALGGAALSPEMQAEGYVIVPRGSGLAVIGATPAGVFYGAQTIKQLVDSAANTGPVLHLASVRDWPALKYRGLHDDVSRGPVPTLEFQKKQIRLLSNYKVNVYSPYFENTLQYTSDPLAAPPGGSITPAEARELVAYAAKYHVTIVPEQEAFGHLHFMLNWEKYADLAETPHGHVLAPGAPGTLPFIQRMFGQLAQDFPSPLLHLGADETLELGKGQTKADVDARGLGAVYLDFLQRIVTTLKPLNRRYLFWGDIAMHEPALLKAAPEEFKRSTIAVAWEYNPHPSFTTYVKPYTDAGMECWVAPGVNNWNRPWPDNNLALPNIQGFTAQAQASGCTGQLNTIWDDDGEALFNANWYGVLFGAAAAWQPGQSSIPQFQRSFGRAFHGDPTGKIDQAQLELTACHALLKDVVTKGGDANDFLFWVDPWTPEGQTIAAKMRPLNRELRLHAEQALILVREARQANFLREPDALDVMELAARRIGMIGQKFQISDEIATMYANAYALQASKVRTDRSELLRDVNGIAHPNGVQGKMEDLRSQYSMMRDLYEQAWLKSYRPYYLHNMSERYTLNTDLWIERGDKVRAALRGWRETSTLPPASQLGIPQAPAAPASSTGTAR